TGCGCCAGCGTTTCACCTTGCAGCGCGGGCGAGTCACTGTGGCGGCGATGCCGTCTTTTGCGGGCAACCTACTGCCACCGATCCTGAAGATATTCCGCGCGCGTTACCCGCAGGTGAATGTGACAGTGCATGACTTGATCAATGAGCAGGTGCTGGAGATGGTGCGCGACCGGCAGGTGGAGTTGGGCGTAGCGTTTGAGCCTGCCGAGGGTTCATCACTGGCGTTTACGCCGTTATACCTCGACCGCTTCATCGCCGTGGTACCAGGCGATTCGCCGTTGGCAAACAGTGCCGAGATCGATTGGAAAACCTTGCTGGAACAACCGTTCATCACCTTGCAGCGGCCGTCTACGGTACGGGTGATGTTGGAAGAGCACTTGGGCGCGCTACAGATGAAGCTGCCGGTAGCCCTGGAAAGCCATCAGTTGGCGACAGTGGGCAAGATGGTGGCGAGTGGCTTGGGCGTCAGCGCGGTACCGGCGTTGTGCGCACGGCAGATGGAAGAGGCGGGCGCGCACTGCATCACCTTGACCGATCCGGTGATAGAACGGCCGATTGGTGTGCTGACCAAGCCAGGGCA
The genomic region above belongs to Pseudomonas azotoformans and contains:
- a CDS encoding LysR family transcriptional regulator encodes the protein MTVKQMRAFLAVAQSLSFAAACERLHLSQSALSLTIKGLEEGLGGRLFSRNTRNVALTPEGESLLPLARRLIADWDNAEDELRQRFTLQRGRVTVAAMPSFAGNLLPPILKIFRARYPQVNVTVHDLINEQVLEMVRDRQVELGVAFEPAEGSSLAFTPLYLDRFIAVVPGDSPLANSAEIDWKTLLEQPFITLQRPSTVRVMLEEHLGALQMKLPVALESHQLATVGKMVASGLGVSAVPALCARQMEEAGAHCITLTDPVIERPIGVLTKPGHELSAAAQVLFDIFRDEATKGRFPALL